In Thiohalobacter sp., the following are encoded in one genomic region:
- a CDS encoding type II and III secretion system protein family protein, translating to MKNTINRSLLGILLVLFMAWALQAQADSLLRLYVGDMQVLPLGEIKRVAVGNGGVLSTSILEDGQLLVLAEKEGETEMRVWLTDGSERVYKISIAKQDTLQASSEARSALRNLPGVTLRRVGNNIVVEGKVDGDGKALIEKINATYKLIDLTVQNDRIPLKEILANIPGIQVREVGKFSVVEGQADEPTAKLIESVIKNFPNVVNLVRTDLVKPERMVYMKVQITEFNTSRLENLGIAWETSFPGPAAGVAVDFTRKGDLSALAGSVLSGVTSQTAATSAIGYFGLATQISSTINLAISNGDALLLASPTLSAASGGKAEFLSGGEVPVPVPGPDLTTTIEYKQFGIILNIEPTADDKGNVRAKVETEVSSIDQSTAVDNTPGFRTRRTSAEVSLKQGQTLVISGLVNREVAEDVSKLAGLGDLPILGALFRSSNFRNGHSDLVIFITPYVYDADSPVNRAQLERADQLRARFLKNIEKNGDILD from the coding sequence ATGAAAAACACCATCAACCGAAGCCTGCTGGGCATCCTGCTTGTGCTGTTCATGGCCTGGGCGCTGCAAGCCCAGGCTGACAGCCTGCTGCGACTCTATGTCGGCGACATGCAGGTCCTGCCGCTGGGCGAGATCAAGCGCGTCGCCGTCGGCAACGGCGGCGTGCTGAGCACTTCCATCCTCGAGGACGGCCAGTTGCTGGTGCTGGCAGAGAAGGAGGGCGAGACCGAAATGCGGGTCTGGCTCACCGACGGCAGCGAGCGGGTATACAAGATCAGCATCGCCAAGCAGGACACGCTGCAGGCCTCTTCCGAGGCACGCTCCGCCCTGCGCAACCTGCCTGGCGTGACCCTGCGCCGGGTAGGCAACAACATCGTGGTCGAGGGCAAGGTAGACGGCGACGGCAAGGCACTGATCGAGAAGATCAACGCCACCTACAAGCTGATCGATCTCACGGTGCAGAACGACCGCATCCCGCTGAAGGAGATCCTGGCCAACATCCCGGGCATCCAGGTGCGCGAGGTCGGCAAGTTCTCGGTGGTGGAGGGACAGGCCGACGAGCCCACCGCCAAGCTGATCGAATCCGTGATCAAGAACTTCCCCAACGTGGTGAACCTGGTGCGCACCGACCTGGTGAAGCCCGAGCGCATGGTGTACATGAAGGTACAGATCACCGAGTTCAACACCAGCCGGCTGGAGAATCTCGGCATCGCCTGGGAAACCAGCTTCCCCGGGCCCGCGGCCGGCGTCGCCGTCGACTTCACCCGCAAGGGCGACCTCAGCGCGCTTGCAGGCAGCGTGCTGTCGGGCGTGACCAGCCAGACGGCCGCCACATCGGCCATCGGCTACTTCGGCCTCGCCACCCAGATCTCGTCGACCATCAACCTGGCCATCTCCAACGGCGATGCCCTGCTGCTCGCCTCCCCCACCCTGAGCGCAGCCAGTGGTGGCAAGGCCGAGTTTCTCTCCGGCGGCGAGGTGCCCGTGCCGGTGCCCGGGCCCGATCTCACCACCACCATCGAGTACAAGCAGTTCGGCATCATCCTCAACATCGAGCCGACCGCCGACGACAAGGGCAACGTGCGCGCCAAGGTCGAAACCGAGGTCAGCAGCATCGACCAGTCCACTGCGGTGGACAACACGCCCGGCTTCCGCACCCGGCGCACCAGCGCCGAGGTCAGTCTCAAGCAGGGGCAGACCCTGGTCATCAGCGGCCTGGTCAACCGAGAGGTGGCCGAGGATGTCTCCAAGCTGGCCGGACTGGGTGATCTGCCCATCCTGGGTGCGCTGTTCCGCTCCAGCAACTTCCGCAACGGCCACAGCGATCTGGTCATCTTCATCACACCCTATGTGTATGACGCCGATTCCCCGGTCAACAGGGCCCAGCTCGAGCGCGCGGACCAGTTGCGCGCCCGTTTCCTGAAGAACATCGAGAAGAACGGCGACATACTGGACTGA
- the cpaB gene encoding Flp pilus assembly protein CpaB, producing the protein MDKKNLKLLLIALGLGALAALLSFLYLKAREAELRAQLTPHEEMVEVVVASRDLVKGDKLNASNLAVRSVPAKYVDDNAVRPSQFEEIDGQVLNQNLASGRPLMRSYVAREFPLDFSDTIPLKRRAMTIQVDEVNSVSGFVRPGDRIDLFALLPPGAVDEKDDSHQVMPLLENVEVLATGRDAARDYEEKVRLLRGGVAAQPDDSYTTLTLNVTPREAAVLATAREKGDLLAVLRNRKDDSGSGFTRVTPADLRSNAERLAQAAAVRASTEQLGEVRRDADGNIITADGRKIAGDKLVVAEDGTLMTRDGVVLSGRGLQVNDKGQLITPDGKVVDPDRVRVAADGSLITADGTVVAGAPGTRTSGVTVNPDGTVTTADGRVLTGVELNKDGKIVLPDGTVVDPRDVVVRADGTVLTRDGKVLAGVGTTQAAGTLTRNADGSVTTADGTVLAGARLDKDGKLVLADGTVVDPKDVVIHPDGTVTTRDGKVLKGIQAGEAAGSLRADADGTIRTASGAIIEGATLREDGKLVLPDGTVVDPKDVIVHPDGSVTTRDGKVLKGLTARNVRRAGVAPKITATTPLYEVDYIVGGDSDNGVANVRKIPVMP; encoded by the coding sequence GTGGACAAGAAGAACCTCAAGCTGCTGCTCATCGCCCTGGGCCTCGGCGCACTGGCCGCCCTGCTCTCCTTCCTCTATCTCAAGGCCCGCGAGGCCGAGCTGCGTGCCCAGCTCACGCCACACGAGGAAATGGTCGAGGTCGTCGTCGCCTCGCGTGACCTGGTCAAGGGCGACAAGCTCAACGCCAGCAATCTCGCCGTGCGCAGTGTCCCGGCCAAGTATGTCGATGACAATGCCGTACGCCCGAGCCAGTTCGAGGAAATCGACGGCCAGGTGCTGAACCAGAACCTGGCCTCGGGACGGCCGCTGATGCGCAGTTATGTGGCGCGCGAGTTTCCCCTGGACTTCTCCGATACCATTCCGCTCAAGCGCCGTGCCATGACCATACAGGTCGACGAGGTGAACTCGGTGTCCGGCTTCGTCCGTCCGGGTGACCGCATCGACCTGTTCGCCCTGCTGCCGCCGGGTGCCGTGGACGAGAAGGACGACAGTCACCAGGTCATGCCCCTGCTCGAAAACGTGGAGGTGCTGGCCACCGGCCGCGACGCCGCCCGCGACTACGAGGAAAAGGTGCGCCTGCTGCGGGGCGGGGTTGCCGCCCAGCCGGATGACAGTTACACCACCCTCACCCTCAACGTGACCCCGCGCGAGGCCGCGGTGCTGGCGACCGCGCGCGAGAAGGGTGACCTGCTGGCCGTGCTGCGCAATCGCAAGGACGACAGCGGTTCCGGCTTCACCCGCGTCACGCCTGCGGATCTGCGTTCCAACGCCGAACGCCTCGCCCAGGCCGCGGCGGTGCGTGCCAGCACGGAACAGCTCGGCGAGGTGCGTCGCGACGCCGACGGCAACATCATCACGGCCGACGGGCGAAAGATCGCCGGCGACAAGCTGGTGGTGGCCGAGGATGGCACCCTGATGACCCGCGATGGCGTGGTCCTGTCCGGCCGCGGCCTGCAGGTCAACGACAAGGGCCAGCTGATCACGCCGGACGGCAAGGTGGTCGACCCCGACCGGGTCCGTGTCGCCGCCGACGGCAGCCTGATCACCGCCGACGGCACGGTGGTGGCGGGTGCCCCGGGCACCCGCACCAGTGGCGTAACCGTCAACCCCGACGGCACCGTCACCACCGCCGACGGCCGGGTACTGACCGGCGTCGAGCTCAACAAGGACGGCAAGATCGTCCTGCCCGACGGCACCGTGGTCGATCCCAGGGACGTGGTCGTGCGTGCCGACGGCACCGTGCTCACCCGCGACGGCAAGGTGCTGGCGGGCGTGGGCACTACCCAGGCAGCCGGCACCCTGACCCGCAATGCCGACGGCTCGGTGACCACGGCCGACGGCACCGTGCTGGCCGGGGCCAGACTCGACAAGGACGGCAAGCTGGTACTGGCCGACGGCACCGTGGTCGACCCGAAGGACGTGGTCATCCATCCCGACGGCACCGTGACCACCCGTGACGGCAAGGTGCTCAAGGGCATCCAGGCCGGCGAGGCGGCCGGCAGCCTGCGCGCCGATGCCGACGGCACCATCCGCACTGCCTCGGGTGCCATCATCGAGGGCGCCACCCTGCGCGAGGACGGCAAGCTGGTGCTCCCCGACGGCACCGTGGTCGATCCGAAGGACGTGATCGTCCACCCCGACGGCAGCGTGACCACCCGTGACGGCAAGGTGCTCAAGGGGCTGACGGCACGCAATGTGCGCCGTGCCGGTGTCGCGCCGAAGATCACCGCCACCACCCCGTTGTACGAAGTGGACTACATCGTCGGCGGAGACAGCGACAATGGCGTCGCCAACGTCCGAAAGATTCCGGTGATGCCCTGA